In Pseudoalteromonas carrageenovora IAM 12662, the following proteins share a genomic window:
- the ccoG gene encoding cytochrome c oxidase accessory protein CcoG — protein MKFDIKEEDMIIKPYKTEGPIYIREQKGFFQRIRRNLGWLLMLTFVAIPWLQYKGQQAVLLDVATQKFTIFGLTLLPQDFMILALLFMVGAFALFFVTNWLGRVWCGYTCPQTIWMLMFSWVEQRIEGTRNQRIKLDKSKWTLSTWRKKITKHTAWIVISVLTATSFMAYFIPAKSLYMEMFTFEWSGITSFWVFLFALCTYGNAGFLREKMCTVACPYSRFQSVMFDKDTLVVTYDSARGENRGPRKRKADPKALNLGDCVDCNLCVEVCPAGIDIRNGLQYECINCGLCIDACDDTMDKFGYQKGLIKYASEKQMEGKKTNPFRLKLVGYGALTALLIISMFAWMLQRTPIEASVLRDRNALYRVNYEGLVENPYTLTIINKTQQPMHYSIAIEGLAGATLTSPELTLVQPGVMKSVPVTVTADGYDIERKVTKLKFIVTAQEDASITITKDSQFYKN, from the coding sequence ATGAAGTTTGATATTAAAGAAGAAGACATGATCATCAAGCCCTATAAAACAGAAGGGCCTATTTATATTCGCGAGCAAAAAGGTTTTTTTCAGCGAATACGCCGTAATCTAGGTTGGTTGCTTATGCTCACATTTGTAGCTATTCCTTGGTTGCAATATAAAGGTCAGCAAGCTGTTTTACTTGATGTAGCAACTCAAAAATTTACAATCTTTGGCTTAACCTTACTTCCTCAAGACTTTATGATTTTAGCCCTACTATTTATGGTGGGCGCCTTTGCGTTGTTTTTTGTAACTAACTGGTTGGGGAGAGTTTGGTGTGGTTATACTTGCCCGCAAACTATTTGGATGCTGATGTTTTCTTGGGTTGAACAGCGTATAGAGGGCACTCGCAATCAACGTATCAAGCTAGATAAATCAAAATGGACATTGAGCACTTGGCGTAAAAAAATCACTAAGCACACTGCATGGATTGTAATATCGGTGCTAACTGCTACCTCATTTATGGCTTATTTTATACCCGCTAAAAGTTTATACATGGAAATGTTCACTTTTGAGTGGTCAGGCATTACTAGCTTTTGGGTATTTTTATTTGCATTGTGTACTTACGGAAACGCCGGGTTTTTACGTGAAAAAATGTGCACAGTTGCTTGCCCGTATTCTCGTTTTCAATCGGTTATGTTCGATAAAGACACTTTAGTGGTTACTTACGATAGCGCACGAGGCGAAAACCGGGGGCCGCGTAAACGCAAAGCCGATCCTAAAGCGCTTAATTTAGGTGATTGTGTAGACTGTAATTTATGTGTAGAGGTGTGCCCCGCAGGTATAGATATACGCAATGGTTTACAGTATGAGTGCATAAACTGTGGTTTATGTATTGATGCCTGCGACGACACAATGGATAAGTTTGGCTATCAAAAAGGATTAATTAAATACGCTAGCGAAAAGCAAATGGAAGGCAAAAAAACTAATCCATTTAGGTTAAAGCTAGTTGGCTATGGTGCGTTAACTGCTTTATTGATTATCTCAATGTTTGCATGGATGTTACAGCGCACGCCTATCGAGGCTTCAGTACTTCGCGACAGAAACGCGCTTTACAGAGTGAACTACGAAGGCTTGGTAGAAAACCCTTATACGCTAACGATTATTAATAAAACGCAGCAGCCTATGCATTACAGCATTGCTATTGAGGGATTGGCAGGTGCAACACTTACAAGCCCTGAGTTAACACTTGTACAACCGGGTGTAATGAAGAGCGTACCGGTTACCGTTACCGCTGACGGCTACGATATTGAGCGAAAAGTGACTAAACTTAAATTTATAGTAACAGCGCAAGAAGATGCCAGCATCACTATAACCAAAGACAGTCAGTTTTATAAAAACTGA
- a CDS encoding M14 family metallopeptidase, translated as MTHSTYPIGTPGTKWNNNDKGQWFKSQSIKRSYQNDVVSLINELKNSLTVEQYGELNYAAGTYPLYVLKTPQLDKNKPTILITGGVHGYETSGVHGALRFAKTSALQYSEQFNIIVAPCISPWGYETINRWNPAAIDPNRSFYENSPAPESAAIMAYVKSLDLELIAHIDLHETTDSDNSEFRPALAAREGTTNTNWNIPDGFYLVADTNKPEPEFQKVIIKDVAKVTHIAPSDENNQLIGVPQEQFGVINYAARDLGLCMGFTDAPYVTTTEVYPDSPTATDEECILAQVAVIKSALKYIRENA; from the coding sequence ATGACTCATAGCACCTATCCTATTGGCACACCTGGCACTAAATGGAATAACAACGATAAAGGCCAGTGGTTTAAAAGCCAAAGCATTAAACGCAGCTACCAAAATGACGTTGTGTCTTTAATTAACGAGCTAAAAAATTCATTAACTGTTGAGCAATACGGCGAGCTTAATTACGCTGCGGGTACCTACCCTTTATATGTGCTAAAAACACCTCAGTTAGATAAAAACAAACCGACTATTTTAATCACCGGTGGTGTGCACGGCTACGAAACCAGTGGCGTACATGGCGCACTTAGATTTGCTAAAACATCGGCTCTGCAATATTCAGAGCAGTTTAATATTATTGTTGCCCCATGTATTAGCCCTTGGGGATACGAAACAATTAACCGCTGGAACCCTGCGGCGATTGACCCTAACCGCTCATTTTATGAAAATAGCCCAGCGCCAGAATCGGCTGCTATTATGGCATATGTTAAGTCTCTTGATTTAGAGCTTATAGCGCATATTGACCTTCATGAAACAACCGACAGCGATAACAGCGAATTTAGACCTGCACTTGCAGCACGAGAAGGCACCACAAACACTAATTGGAACATACCTGATGGTTTTTATTTAGTGGCCGATACCAATAAACCTGAACCTGAATTTCAAAAAGTAATTATTAAAGATGTAGCAAAGGTTACTCATATTGCGCCAAGTGATGAAAATAATCAGCTTATTGGCGTACCCCAAGAGCAATTTGGCGTTATTAACTACGCGGCACGCGATTTAGGTTTATGTATGGGCTTTACAGATGCACCCTACGTAACAACCACTGAAGTGTACCCAGATAGCCCAACAGCCACAGATGAAGAATGTATATTGGCGCAAGTGGCCGTTATTAAAAGCGCACTTAAATATATACGTGAAAACGCATAG
- a CDS encoding zinc dependent phospholipase C family protein: protein MPGAFAHITAANIATETNSLINMKIPNKAKLILTQRQAYVELGCVAPDYPYLALAQASQNAWADLMHYERTGDLIKVMVEYCKTLNGEAFEKCFAWLCGYMAHVAADITIHPVVELKVGPYEQNKTAHRTCEMNQDAYIWQRLNLGEIGYADRIKHNMGSCTNSSGDFDPDIINIWQYALTSIHPNYNNEHAPNFNAWHTGFQTVVNNVEESYRLFAFARHVAADMGLFYPRPDEINPTYIEQLNTPKNLMHYDAIFDFAVKNIQHYISIIANAVFLDADLKAIKNWNLDTGYDEQNNLTAWN from the coding sequence ATGCCAGGTGCTTTTGCCCATATTACGGCGGCGAATATTGCCACTGAAACGAACTCCCTCATAAACATGAAAATCCCTAATAAAGCTAAGTTAATTTTAACTCAGCGCCAAGCCTATGTTGAGCTTGGCTGTGTAGCGCCCGACTACCCTTACTTAGCACTAGCGCAAGCCTCGCAAAATGCATGGGCCGATTTAATGCATTACGAGCGCACCGGCGATTTGATAAAAGTAATGGTTGAGTATTGTAAAACTTTAAACGGCGAGGCATTTGAAAAGTGTTTTGCATGGTTATGCGGTTATATGGCCCATGTTGCGGCCGATATTACAATTCACCCGGTTGTAGAGTTAAAGGTAGGTCCGTATGAGCAAAATAAAACCGCGCACAGAACCTGCGAAATGAATCAAGATGCCTATATTTGGCAACGCTTAAATTTAGGTGAAATTGGCTACGCCGATCGAATAAAACATAATATGGGGTCGTGTACTAACTCCTCGGGAGATTTTGACCCAGATATTATAAATATATGGCAGTATGCGCTAACAAGCATTCACCCTAATTATAACAATGAGCATGCACCAAACTTTAATGCTTGGCATACAGGTTTTCAGACTGTGGTTAATAATGTAGAAGAAAGCTACCGCTTGTTTGCATTTGCAAGGCACGTTGCTGCCGATATGGGCTTATTTTACCCCCGTCCTGATGAAATAAACCCAACTTATATTGAGCAATTAAATACGCCTAAAAACCTTATGCATTACGATGCTATTTTTGATTTTGCGGTTAAAAATATTCAGCATTACATAAGTATTATTGCTAACGCTGTATTTTTAGATGCCGATCTAAAGGCTATTAAAAATTGGAATCTAGACACAGGTTACGACGAGCAAAATAACTTAACTGCATGGAATTAA
- a CDS encoding sigma-54 interaction domain-containing protein: MIKQFLNDPKLLLNAVGEGIYGFDLSGNAVFVNPAAERMTGWKADELLGKKIHQYHHHSHADGTPYPADECQIYCTMFDGKRREIKNEVFWRKDGSSFAVEYTSTPVYRNDQLIGAVAVFRDISAQQRTQNELHNALAQVKHLSEQLKDENSYLIAELNEDWQDSGLVGQSHIFQTMLEQIKLVSETDSTVLILGENGTGKELVARNLHRLSKRNNQAFIKVNCAAFTPSLLESELFGHEKGAFTGASERRKGRFELANKGTLFLDEIAELPLEAQSKLLRVLQEQEFERVGGSTTLKVNIRVIAATNRDLWQMVQKGSFRIDLYYRLNVFPITVPALKDRKEDIPYLCTNLITQLNKRLGKQLSGLSKKAISQLQAYDWPGNIRELQNVLEREAILSKHQVLKLTQPLTLKDQHPINPALTLDEAQKQHIISVLELSHWQISGDKGAAAKLGLPESTLRSKMRKLGIKKSS; encoded by the coding sequence ATGATAAAACAATTTTTAAACGACCCTAAACTATTACTTAATGCGGTAGGTGAGGGGATTTATGGTTTTGACTTATCCGGTAATGCTGTATTTGTAAATCCTGCAGCTGAGCGCATGACCGGTTGGAAAGCCGATGAATTGCTTGGTAAAAAAATACACCAATACCATCACCACAGCCACGCAGACGGCACACCTTATCCTGCAGACGAGTGCCAGATATATTGCACTATGTTTGATGGCAAACGTCGCGAAATCAAAAATGAAGTATTTTGGCGAAAAGACGGTAGCTCATTTGCTGTAGAGTACACATCAACGCCTGTTTATCGTAATGACCAGCTAATCGGTGCTGTAGCGGTATTTCGAGATATATCGGCGCAGCAGCGTACACAAAACGAGTTACATAATGCACTTGCTCAGGTTAAACATTTAAGCGAGCAGCTTAAAGATGAAAACAGTTATTTAATTGCTGAGCTTAATGAGGACTGGCAAGACTCAGGGTTAGTTGGGCAAAGCCATATTTTTCAAACCATGCTTGAACAAATAAAGCTAGTAAGCGAGACCGACAGTACCGTATTAATACTTGGCGAAAATGGCACAGGCAAAGAATTAGTCGCACGTAACCTGCACCGTTTAAGTAAGCGTAATAATCAAGCCTTCATAAAAGTAAATTGTGCTGCGTTTACGCCTAGTTTATTAGAGTCGGAGCTATTTGGGCACGAAAAGGGCGCTTTTACAGGCGCTAGCGAACGCCGCAAAGGCCGCTTTGAACTAGCTAATAAAGGCACATTATTTTTAGACGAAATTGCAGAGCTGCCATTAGAAGCGCAAAGTAAATTGTTAAGAGTGTTACAAGAGCAAGAGTTTGAACGCGTTGGCGGCAGCACAACACTTAAAGTAAACATTAGGGTAATAGCGGCAACTAACCGTGATTTATGGCAAATGGTGCAAAAGGGCAGTTTTAGGATCGATTTATATTACCGGCTCAATGTATTTCCTATTACAGTGCCTGCGCTTAAAGACCGAAAAGAAGACATTCCATATTTATGCACAAATTTAATTACTCAGCTTAACAAGCGTCTTGGAAAACAATTAAGTGGTTTGAGCAAAAAGGCAATTAGCCAATTACAAGCATATGACTGGCCAGGTAATATTCGCGAGTTACAAAATGTACTTGAACGCGAAGCTATTTTATCTAAACACCAGGTACTTAAGTTAACTCAGCCGTTAACACTAAAAGATCAGCACCCAATCAATCCAGCCCTTACCCTCGATGAGGCACAAAAACAACATATTATAAGTGTACTTGAGCTATCGCACTGGCAAATATCGGGCGATAAAGGCGCTGCTGCTAAGCTGGGCTTGCCAGAGAGCACCCTAAGATCAAAAATGCGTAAGCTAGGAATTAAAAAGAGTTCGTGA
- a CDS encoding putative bifunctional diguanylate cyclase/phosphodiesterase, producing the protein MHFLNKYFLLSDHHTHNNEVAHWRVSALRIISSLVMLLCFGVAWHTFATAVELDLLYIVVLTFSFLTISAGLVLASKRFYKQSAHALLAAIVIASICMNLFLTDLELAKVGSMYMYSCPIIALMLLGNRTATFYAVLNIVPFYMIINNIDLSNVTGIAQQLPSANLYITGLIFLFFNICIPLAVARTIVAAKRLNKSMSVANSLLIDKNELYKTFFTESDKAKIIVDEHFNITDANKCANKLFAVNKKQISKGIDITSLVPELNVKTNNMSQVIQHKRRFLRANYLVAMNKNYRVYEFYDCTQEQIIKQNLANIEQENKRLKYRNSQTKLPNKHWFEMQCERLITKYQRGFYIVVAQTANSEYLKLKLAQQDSQALLINAYKRLKIMPDGPFLCAHIGAGKLAFIIGTQSHDELKTKILPTIKHALDETYKLNNARCQQNFMFGYAHYPQHGQNSAEVLTNASSALKHATKSEPLCGYDEKLSQAFLEKYEISMLLDEALLQGDLSVHYQPKVTASGECIGLEALARWDSPILGVVSPSVFIPIAEEYAMVSRLTDLIIQKVCSQIADWSQKGLPTVPVAINISLLDFSQADFMSKLVKYLADFNIKPHQIELELTETSLEANQAHSLELIHTLQSWGFIISVDDFGVGYSNIARLAEYPINKLKLDRSLISQVTTSTRQKSLVKAVHVMCEELDIKCVAEGVETPEQVTVMAQMGCKEFQGFYFAKPMPAKRLEAHISRKGLVFSHVKSKELNTV; encoded by the coding sequence ATGCATTTTCTTAATAAGTACTTTTTGCTGTCCGATCACCACACCCATAACAATGAGGTGGCTCACTGGCGGGTTAGCGCACTTCGTATTATTTCCTCCTTAGTGATGTTGTTATGCTTTGGCGTAGCATGGCATACATTCGCTACGGCTGTAGAGCTTGATTTACTTTATATAGTAGTACTTACCTTTAGCTTTTTAACAATTTCTGCTGGCTTAGTCTTGGCCAGCAAGCGCTTTTACAAACAAAGTGCGCATGCTTTGCTAGCTGCTATTGTAATTGCCAGTATCTGTATGAACTTATTTTTAACTGACTTAGAGCTCGCTAAAGTGGGCTCTATGTATATGTATTCCTGCCCCATAATTGCACTTATGTTACTTGGTAACCGAACGGCCACATTTTACGCTGTACTAAATATAGTGCCGTTTTATATGATCATTAATAATATAGACCTATCAAACGTTACGGGTATAGCTCAGCAGCTCCCAAGCGCAAATCTATATATAACTGGGCTCATATTCTTATTTTTTAATATATGTATTCCACTGGCAGTGGCTAGAACAATCGTCGCTGCAAAGCGATTAAATAAATCGATGAGTGTGGCTAATTCACTATTAATAGATAAAAATGAGTTATACAAGACATTTTTTACAGAGTCAGATAAAGCTAAAATTATTGTAGATGAACATTTTAATATTACCGATGCCAACAAGTGCGCCAACAAATTATTTGCTGTCAATAAAAAGCAGATAAGTAAGGGCATTGATATAACGTCGTTAGTTCCTGAGCTAAACGTTAAAACAAATAATATGAGTCAGGTCATACAGCATAAAAGACGATTTTTAAGGGCTAATTATTTAGTAGCTATGAATAAAAATTATCGGGTTTATGAATTTTACGACTGCACTCAAGAGCAAATAATTAAGCAAAATTTAGCCAATATAGAGCAAGAAAACAAACGGCTAAAATACCGAAACTCACAAACAAAACTCCCTAATAAGCATTGGTTTGAGATGCAATGTGAGCGCTTAATTACTAAATATCAACGCGGTTTTTATATTGTTGTTGCACAAACAGCTAATAGTGAATATTTAAAATTAAAACTCGCACAGCAAGACTCTCAAGCACTTTTAATTAATGCATACAAACGCTTGAAAATAATGCCAGATGGGCCTTTTTTATGCGCACATATTGGCGCTGGTAAGCTTGCTTTTATAATTGGCACTCAATCACATGATGAGTTAAAAACTAAAATTTTGCCAACCATAAAGCATGCGCTCGATGAAACGTACAAACTTAATAATGCGCGCTGCCAGCAAAATTTTATGTTTGGTTATGCGCATTACCCACAGCATGGGCAAAATAGTGCAGAGGTACTTACTAATGCAAGTAGTGCACTTAAACACGCTACTAAAAGCGAACCTTTATGTGGCTATGATGAAAAGCTTTCACAGGCATTTTTAGAAAAGTATGAAATTTCAATGCTCCTCGACGAAGCACTTTTGCAAGGTGACTTGAGCGTACATTATCAGCCTAAAGTAACTGCAAGTGGTGAGTGTATTGGTTTAGAGGCACTTGCTCGGTGGGATAGCCCTATACTTGGTGTTGTATCGCCAAGCGTGTTTATTCCAATAGCGGAAGAGTACGCAATGGTTAGCCGGTTAACTGATTTGATAATTCAAAAAGTATGCTCACAAATAGCCGATTGGAGTCAAAAAGGGCTACCAACTGTACCAGTGGCAATTAATATTTCACTGCTTGATTTTAGCCAAGCTGACTTTATGTCTAAGCTAGTAAAATACTTAGCTGATTTTAATATTAAGCCTCATCAAATAGAGTTAGAGCTGACAGAAACATCATTAGAGGCAAATCAGGCGCACTCATTAGAACTTATACATACGCTGCAGTCGTGGGGTTTTATTATTTCAGTGGATGATTTTGGTGTTGGTTATTCTAATATAGCGCGTCTTGCTGAGTACCCAATAAACAAGTTAAAACTAGACCGTTCTTTAATTAGCCAAGTAACCACGTCTACAAGGCAAAAGAGCTTAGTAAAAGCGGTGCACGTTATGTGTGAAGAGCTTGATATTAAATGTGTTGCTGAGGGCGTAGAAACACCAGAGCAAGTAACCGTAATGGCGCAAATGGGGTGTAAAGAATTTCAGGGTTTTTACTTTGCTAAACCGATGCCTGCTAAAAGATTAGAGGCGCATATTAGTCGCAAAGGGTTAGTGTTTAGCCATGTTAAATCCAAAGAGCTAAACACCGTTTAA
- a CDS encoding UvrD-helicase domain-containing protein, which translates to MAQYIATPSWLGRFFTRIKHVSIEQTELVVHFKNAQTQRFLIKDFYNFAALNNHVFSAKIILSDDRNTSISFLNKAQAHALSYTINNQFSQLLEQKVNNAKAVLKRYALDEFLRDSSLKTLKNNVFLLGSHYNKSKSTWLEHLSPASIKFLNILSSTPDNAQAVVLLRQKYEQKQLALKNDFFNKIESNPLTIEQRLAVIRDNDKNLVLAAAGTGKTSVMVAKALNLITSDIAKPEQILVLAYNKSAANELKERFINRAVQAKLPCKTPTILTFHALGLKLLQSAKKPVELSKFATDPILLNSWLTQWVSKKLQADPKFLKTFVDLLHEPIDIFSFNNNAEYERYVRDNEYRSLAGHKVKGYQELLISNWLHLHSVPHSYEATYQPIYTEQLQSKYQPDFYIPQYNLYLEHFGIDRRGNTRADIDKKHYNEQIAFKRKLHKQNGTTLLETFHYNWLEGKLEQTLAKQLKQHNVELVPLSSDEIFHTLNNSGQLQQGVDKYIKCLQAIRVEQLSHQQIEQRIKQSAIKNYKQYAALLMQIHDAYINELSLHNSIDFDDMIIQATRAVKNGDFKVPWSHILVDEFQDISSARMAFLNAIIKHGNGIRFTAVGDDWQAIYRFSGGNLALTTQFNELVGSHSLTMLQKTFRYNNSIGDVAGRFVMQNPEQYKKHIITHTQVTAPQVILLDDLYQGIKSIEIKVQQTISTIEKNDASASIAILSRYRYMLNGVQQHLKGKKRTNPLYFWTLHSAKGLEADYCIIIGFEQGKLGFPSDSQDNLLVDTLLPKQDSFTHSQERRLLYVGITRAKHKSYLIADPYACSAFIKELINDDYPIHLASDLFKKSQLQQRQCITCSDGLIRPKSGKYGDYFSCTNTQLCKTKLRVCKSCRSPSVDKATYSQCTNQECRARQPICEKCGREMRLRQSKHGEFLGCSGYALKEHNCKNTRKVKNNVISN; encoded by the coding sequence ATGGCGCAGTATATTGCTACTCCAAGTTGGCTAGGCCGTTTTTTTACCCGCATTAAACACGTAAGCATTGAGCAAACAGAGCTTGTAGTGCACTTTAAAAATGCGCAAACACAGCGTTTTTTAATTAAAGACTTCTATAATTTTGCCGCACTAAATAACCACGTGTTTAGTGCTAAAATAATCCTAAGCGATGATCGCAACACATCCATTAGCTTTTTAAATAAAGCGCAAGCTCACGCATTAAGTTACACAATTAACAACCAGTTTTCGCAACTGCTTGAGCAAAAGGTTAACAACGCTAAAGCAGTATTAAAGCGTTATGCTTTAGATGAATTTTTACGTGATAGTTCCCTAAAAACACTTAAAAATAATGTATTTTTGCTAGGTAGCCATTACAACAAAAGTAAAAGTACATGGCTTGAGCATTTATCCCCCGCCAGTATTAAATTTTTAAATATACTTAGTAGCACGCCCGATAATGCTCAAGCAGTGGTATTACTGCGCCAAAAATATGAGCAAAAACAACTAGCTCTTAAAAATGATTTTTTTAATAAAATAGAATCAAACCCACTCACTATAGAGCAGCGTTTAGCAGTAATACGCGATAATGATAAAAACTTAGTGTTAGCCGCTGCGGGTACAGGTAAAACATCTGTCATGGTGGCAAAAGCATTAAATTTAATAACCAGTGACATTGCAAAGCCTGAACAAATTTTAGTGTTAGCGTATAACAAAAGTGCTGCTAACGAGCTTAAAGAGCGCTTTATTAACCGCGCGGTACAGGCTAAATTACCATGCAAAACACCGACAATTTTAACGTTTCATGCTTTGGGTCTAAAGTTATTACAAAGTGCAAAAAAACCGGTTGAACTGTCAAAATTTGCCACCGATCCAATATTATTAAATAGTTGGCTTACCCAGTGGGTAAGCAAAAAACTACAAGCAGACCCTAAATTTTTAAAAACATTTGTAGATTTGCTGCACGAGCCTATAGATATATTTAGCTTTAATAATAATGCAGAGTATGAGCGATACGTGCGCGACAATGAATATCGCAGCTTAGCGGGTCATAAAGTGAAAGGTTACCAAGAGCTGTTAATTTCAAATTGGTTGCATTTACACTCAGTACCGCATAGTTATGAAGCGACTTATCAGCCTATTTATACTGAGCAGTTGCAAAGCAAATACCAACCAGATTTTTACATTCCTCAATACAATTTATATTTAGAGCATTTTGGAATAGATAGACGTGGTAATACGCGTGCCGACATAGATAAAAAACACTATAACGAGCAAATAGCGTTTAAACGTAAACTACATAAGCAAAACGGTACTACGTTGCTTGAAACCTTTCACTATAACTGGCTTGAGGGAAAGCTTGAACAAACCTTAGCTAAACAACTAAAACAACATAATGTTGAGCTTGTGCCTTTGAGTAGTGACGAAATATTTCATACTTTAAATAACTCTGGGCAATTACAACAAGGGGTTGATAAATACATAAAATGTTTGCAAGCCATTAGGGTAGAGCAATTATCTCACCAGCAAATAGAGCAGCGAATAAAGCAAAGCGCTATTAAAAACTATAAGCAATATGCAGCCTTGTTGATGCAAATTCACGATGCGTATATAAATGAACTAAGCCTTCACAATAGTATTGATTTTGACGATATGATTATTCAAGCAACTAGGGCTGTAAAAAATGGGGATTTTAAAGTTCCATGGAGCCATATTTTAGTTGATGAGTTCCAGGATATATCAAGCGCGCGTATGGCGTTTTTAAACGCAATTATTAAACACGGCAATGGGATACGCTTTACTGCTGTGGGTGATGACTGGCAGGCTATTTATAGGTTCTCGGGTGGTAATTTGGCGCTAACCACACAATTTAACGAGCTTGTAGGTAGCCACTCACTAACTATGCTACAAAAAACATTTAGGTATAACAACAGCATAGGTGATGTGGCAGGGCGCTTTGTAATGCAAAATCCTGAGCAATATAAAAAACACATCATTACCCATACTCAGGTAACAGCACCACAAGTTATTTTACTCGACGATTTATACCAAGGAATTAAATCAATCGAGATAAAAGTACAGCAAACAATAAGTACCATTGAAAAAAATGATGCCTCGGCCAGTATTGCCATACTTAGCCGATACCGATACATGCTAAATGGTGTTCAACAGCATTTAAAAGGTAAAAAACGCACTAACCCACTTTATTTTTGGACATTACACAGCGCAAAGGGGCTTGAAGCCGATTACTGTATTATCATTGGTTTTGAGCAAGGTAAATTAGGGTTTCCAAGTGATAGCCAAGACAATTTGCTGGTGGATACTTTACTACCAAAGCAAGATAGCTTTACCCATTCTCAAGAGCGCCGTTTACTTTATGTAGGTATTACGCGTGCAAAGCATAAAAGTTATTTAATTGCCGACCCTTACGCTTGCTCAGCGTTTATAAAAGAATTAATAAATGATGATTACCCCATACATTTAGCATCTGATCTTTTTAAAAAGTCGCAATTACAGCAAAGGCAATGCATAACGTGTAGTGATGGATTAATTAGACCTAAATCGGGCAAATACGGCGACTACTTTAGCTGCACTAATACTCAGCTGTGTAAAACAAAACTTAGGGTATGTAAAAGCTGTAGAAGTCCATCGGTTGATAAAGCCACATATTCGCAGTGTACAAACCAAGAGTGCCGAGCACGCCAACCTATTTGTGAAAAATGCGGACGCGAAATGCGTTTACGTCAGTCTAAGCATGGTGAGTTTTTAGGGTGTAGTGGATACGCATTAAAAGAGCACAACTGTAAAAACACCCGAAAAGTAAAAAACAACGTAATTTCTAATTAA